AGCAGATGTCGCTCTGGAATACGATGATCAAACACAAGGGCTGTGTGAACTGCCTTAACTTCAATCGGGCCGGGgacctgctctgctctggctccGACGATACACGAATCATAGTCTGGGACTGGGCCAACAACAAGCCATTGCATATCTTCAAATCGGGCCACCACGCGAACATTTTCCAGACAAAGTTCATTGACAGTGCCGGATGCTTAGATATTGTGTCCACCAGTCGCGATGGCCAGGTGCGACGCGCCGTCATCCCTCCATCCGGGGGCGACACTAAGCCCACGAGACTCTACGCGCACACCGATGCAGTGCATAAGATCGTGGTGGTTCCGCACACCAAGCACGAGGTGATGAGCGCCGGCGAGGATGGGACTGTTAAGCACTTTGATCTCCGCACCAGTACATCTGCAACCACCATGCTGCACTGCACCCACAATGATCACAACAGACGGGGGCAACGGAGCCGCGTACGTCTTTTTAGCATTTCCCATCATCCGTTTGCGCCGGAGTTTTGTGTCAGCGGCACTGATGACAATCTTCGTGTCTACGACAAACGCAAGCTACCAAGTCCCATTCACGAGATGACCCCCCGAGGCGTTCGGGAGGTTAGTACTTCTACCGCCAAAACGTGAGCCTTTTCATTTGTGTCCTCTTCTCGTTCCCAGACAAAGATGACGCACATCACTTGCGCCGTCTACAATCACAGCGGAAGCGAAATCCTAGCTTCCTACAGCGATGCCGGAATATTTCTCTATGACAGCCGCAACTACAAGGAAGGCGATACTCTTCACTGTTACGAAGGGCACGTGTAAGTGACAGTTCATCTCTCAGAGAGCTCACCCCCTAGATTATTTTGCTCTGTTCTCCTGTTCACCGCCGCCTGGCATACAGAAACCATCGCACCATCAAGGGCGTTAACTTCTTTGGACCACGATCCGAGTACGTGATCAGTGGCAGCGACTGCGGCCACATCTTCTTTTGGGACAGGAACACAGAGTCCATCATCAACTACATGAAGGGTGATATTGCGGGGGTGATTAACTGCCTGGAACCGCATCCCTGGATGCCAGTGCTGGCCACGTCTGGGTTAGAGCATAATGTCAAAATCTGGACCCCCGATGTTCCCGGAAAAGTAAGTGTTCAGCTCACAGCCAGAATTGGTAGAATTCAGTAAagtatattattttgtttgcagCACGTGCCAAAACCGGAGGGTCTGAGGGATACGCTCTATAATAACTTTCGTCGCAGCATTTTGGAGACCGTTGGTGACGATTTCACCAGCGAAATGTTTTTTCGTCAAGTCATAGGGGATCCCTCCACCAGGGCTCGCTGGCGTGTTCGTCGCCATAGTCGTCGCAATGAGGGTGCCGCAGATGCCCCACCAGGATCGGTGCCACAGCACGAACAGAGTTTTAGCAGCGCCACGAGCTCCGCCAGCGACACCAGTTCCATGTATCGGCGTCGTGACAGCAACAGCTCGGACACCAGTGGGGAAGGATATCCTCGCACAGACCCCATGGGCTGCAACCCGCAATAGGCCCATGGCAGACACCCACACtccacaccaccaccatccAAAGCATAGTTACAATATTTATCATCTCGAGTAGAGCTAGTGCGGGGCTGCACTTTTAAAGTTCGGGGCTCGCATTTGCAGATAGATATATTCGAGATGTGGTGCGGGCCGTGGCCGTGGTCTCCTTTGTTTTTAAACGCGTTTTTAATGCTGTGAATCTGTACTTGTAAAGAATAAGCAAGCATATAcctattttattaattttgaaCAATGTTtaataaacacacacatgtattGAGAATACCATTCTCTCAGTCGTTTGTCTGGCAGATGAGGGCCACGCTCCGCTTCACCCAGTGCGATGGTTTCGCCTGGGTATTGAGCAGAAGCGGCACCACATAGTTAGTCGAGTGTCCCGTCGTGGAGAGCGTGCCCTTGCGCTCGCCCGTCTTGTACAGGGGACACTTATAGCGTGTTCCCTCAACTAGGTCCAAAATGAGCACGGGCCGGAAAAAGATGACGGGCATAATATAGATGAGTATCTTAGGGTATTGTTCCACCAGCATGTTATGCTCCCAATCCCAGCGCGCCCCCTCCACAAACAGACCGTTGCAGTAGACGCCATCGTCTGGGGGCGTCGCCTTCGTCTCCACCTTGAGCACATCATAGTCGAAGGTCAGCGTGTCGATGGGTATCTTGTACTTGCGGGCAAAGTTCTGCATGGCACCCGTGAGGAAGGCCTGCGTGAAAAAGAAACCGGATAGCCAGAAGGTGGGCGGCTTGCCGTGCATGTACCAGTGGAACAGCCAGTTGAGGCGCTTGTACAGATCCTGGACATAGGATCCCAGCGGCTTGAGGCTGGGATACGACTTGGACATCCACTTGAGCGGTATGCGATTGAATTTCATGGCCGTCATGACATTCTCCAGATCGGGGGTCATGACAATTATGCCCTTGATTCCCATGGCCAGGTCCCTGCAGGAAGCCCGTATCTCCTTCTGCAGCTTAAGGAAGCGCTCCATTTCCTGCACCACCACCGTGTTCATAGACTCATTGTAGTCCACGGGATATTTCTCGGCTGCCGCCTCAATGTCCATGTCCGCCGGCATATCTTCTCCAATCTGCTTTATGGTGTTCAGAATTATCTGCTCCACACTGACTCCGGCGCCTGCAGTGCCCGCCGCCTCGCTGCCCAACAGCAGGATCATCGAGTCCAGCAGTGTCTTTGTGGTCTGCAGGTCTCGCGTTATACCCGAGTTTGCGTGAAGACCGTACACCTCGGGCGGCGCCAGAGATGGTATGTTGTCCTCCAGGTAGCGCAGCATCTCGCGGTGCTCCATCTTGCGGGGCAGTATGTAGCGGTCGTCTGTGGCGAACCTGTACCGGTTGTCGGCCACCACCTGGGGATTACAAAAGTCCGCCAGAATCGTGACGATCGCGCGTCGATCCCAGTTGTCCGTCACACGGCCGCCATAATTGCATTCGCTGGTCAGATACGAGATGGCATCGTACGGGACGTGCTCATATTGGTTGAGAAGCATCTGGAATGTGGAAGAAATTAACCATAAATGTATCGCGAACCATGATGAATGATAGCACTGTGCGACAGTGTGTGATAAATCCTTTGAAGGGTCATACAAAAATCACTTCAACCCATCAATTGTTTAGGGTTTGTCTCGTGCAAAATACGAAACCACTGTCGCACGGTGTAATCGATACAAACTTACGCTCAACTGCAGCACAGAGATCTGGAGATCAGACTCGTTGAATCCGTAGGCGATGTTCCAGCCGAGCGGTCCGTATTTGCGTCTCTCCTGCACCACCGCATGGAAGAAGCAGATGCCGTACAGCAACCGAGTGAAGGCGCGATCCTGCTTGGCACAGCCCGCATAAAACTCGTACTCGTTGATTGGCTCCGAGTTGTAGGAGCGCATCAGGTTCTCCCTCAGCCCAGTCGGTGGTTCATTTGTCATCTTTACGCCGTTTTGCAGAATAGTCACAGGAAACTGAGGCGTGGGGTAGGCAGTCAGCCAAAGGCGGAAGTTGGCTATGGAAAATAAAGTTATATGAGGATTGGGAAAAGACTTTCTCTCACTTACGAACGGTGTTGAAGGTGTCCATGTTCTCCCACATGTACTCCAGGGCGGGCATCCAAGAAGCGGCCAGGTGGCAGTTCTGCAAGCACACCCAGTAGCCCATCTCCTGGGCGCTCTTGATAAGGGCTGTGGCAATcgggccctggccctggcccagcGAGATGCTCTGAAAGGTCTCCTCCTGGCCCATTTTCTCGGCGAATGCCAGCAGGGAGCCCAGCGGATCAGCACCCGGCGAGAGAATGAACACGAGTGGAGTCAGGGCCGTCGAATCGGCATAAGACTTGGAAATGTCAAACTCTGGCGGCGACACGAACTGATCCCCGATGGTGAGGGCGATGAAGTTGCGAACTGCCAGGAAGACAGAGTCCGGTCGCAGGGCCTTCAGCACGATGATCTTCTCAAAGGCAGTGGTCTTGTCATTCCAGGGTGCAGGCAAAGGTTGCAGCTCCGGCGAGGCGTGGTCGTAGATGGCCTGCCAGGCGGACAGGTTCTTCCGAAACGCGTCCACAATCCCACGCAGCTCCTTGAGCTCCTCCAGCCGCAGCACATTCAGCCAGACGGTCTCTGTGATCCAGCTGTGATCGGGATTGGGCGGCATGTGGCTGGATTCTTTCGCATTGGTGACCAGGTGTGCTAGATGACGCATCTCCACTTGGCCCGTGCCCAACAAGACGCGAGCGGTGAGGATGAATGAGAACAGGAGCTTGTCCTTTTCGAAGATGGACCGGCAAACGTTGTTGTACAAGTTCTTGGTGAACCCATCCACCAGGAACTTGATGCGTCGTGGCAGATCTTTGGACTTGTTGGCGGTGTCGATGGAGTACATGTACAGGTTGATATACCAATTCAGAGAGAACTGGTACATGGGATCGATGTTGGGCAGATCAGTGATGGAGTAGTACAGAATAGAGGAATGCACTGCCACCGGCTTGTAGTTCAGCCGGAAGGCCTCAATCTTCGCGGACGTCTCTTTAGCAGCCTCCTGCTTCTCCTGGATGTCTTTGGATAGGCCCTTGGACTCGCCCAGAATCTGGATGGCCGCTTCGTTCT
The sequence above is a segment of the Drosophila pseudoobscura strain MV-25-SWS-2005 chromosome X, UCI_Dpse_MV25, whole genome shotgun sequence genome. Coding sequences within it:
- the LOC4812274 gene encoding DDB1- and CUL4-associated factor 8, with the translated sequence MDPDEDTIAKSASARKRQKRHDSGDEDESSSSRSAAGDATMDMEASTAPICEEKTAVISETEIGTYSSTNTSKTNYNNDVDDDDDSNKEGGMSSKQILLQGEEAEGNDESMSPPEEEAEKISLVQGALSPAAASAVLASDIVPNTSDYIDSDDDPSDVEVNPGTSNADTSPTFNQRNIPSTRSYRRITVELVATLESSSDSEAAVAPVLPSVDEETEETAEAVVPNPNDEPTSSDGDTNSRMEDDFWNHYDSSTSNTSSDGGMADHSDWIEPEPNAADWENIDFAVNEIMYKDKPPYTWNSAHELMQREHNIINRIGWRGGHTSVDSFGRGFYGSRHVVEQMSLWNTMIKHKGCVNCLNFNRAGDLLCSGSDDTRIIVWDWANNKPLHIFKSGHHANIFQTKFIDSAGCLDIVSTSRDGQVRRAVIPPSGGDTKPTRLYAHTDAVHKIVVVPHTKHEVMSAGEDGTVKHFDLRTSTSATTMLHCTHNDHNRRGQRSRVRLFSISHHPFAPEFCVSGTDDNLRVYDKRKLPSPIHEMTPRGVRETKMTHITCAVYNHSGSEILASYSDAGIFLYDSRNYKEGDTLHCYEGHVNHRTIKGVNFFGPRSEYVISGSDCGHIFFWDRNTESIINYMKGDIAGVINCLEPHPWMPVLATSGLEHNVKIWTPDVPGKHVPKPEGLRDTLYNNFRRSILETVGDDFTSEMFFRQVIGDPSTRARWRVRRHSRRNEGAADAPPGSVPQHEQSFSSATSSASDTSSMYRRRDSNSSDTSGEGYPRTDPMGCNPQ